The region TGAAACTAATAATTCATCAGCCTCTAGCATCTTATGAGCTTTTAACATGTGCGATTTAGATAGAATTCTTTCACTCGAAAAATCATGTCCGCTAGCGGTAAGGACTTTGTTTTGTAAAGCTTTAGAATATTCAAATTCTGTATTGTAATTGTCTATGTTTTCGAAAGCTTCATTCATTATGAATTGTCCATCCATAGTTTTTAAATGGTCGTGAGTTAAGAACACAAAATTATCGGGTGTATCCATACCATAGGCAATAACAACTTCTAAATCGCCATCTTCTTCGGTACCAATTAAATTAGAACTTATTGCACCAGCTCTAAGCCCAACCCAATTTCCTGGTTTTAAAATTGGATAGATTTTTTTATCGCTATTTTCAGTTTGTTCTACTATTTTAGCTATTTCTTCAGGTGTTTTTTCTGGGCCGTAAATTGTACTACTCATAAGATTGTATTTTATTGTGTATTACAAAACTAGAGAAGCTTTTCAATCTATTTCTCACGGTATTCAGCCATTTAAAGATTTAATGGATTATTTAAACAAGTTTTTTAAATGATAATCTTATAGAAAAAGTTCTGACAGATAAATAGTACGTTTTAGTTATATAAGAGAATTAGCGGATGAAAAATTGGAGTTATTTATGGACAATCTAATGACGATATTAAATACTGTTGGTCTTTATTTTTAATAATTGAGATACTACGAGTAATACCTGTACCCTTAAAATCGTATTCTAGTTTCAGAACATGCTTTTTTCATGATTTAAAGTACTAATACATGTGTATTAGTACTTTAAATACATAATATGATTGGGATTACTATGTGTTTCTGATATTTTAAAATCAAAAGCGCCGGCAATCTCAAATTTCATTTTTTTGTAAAAATGTAAAGCTTTTTTGTTCTCGGTCCAGACAGCAAGCCAAATGCCGTTTTGATTATTTTTTTTAGATAATTCGATGTTGAAATGAAACAATTTAGACCCTAATTGTTTGCCGTGAAAAGCTTCTAGAAGATAGATTCTATCTAACTTGGTAATTACTGAATCTTCTATGTTTTTGTTGGTCGTATTTAATACGATTTTTGAAAATCCCGCAATAACACCATCACAATACACAAGATGATAATACACATCCGTATTGTTAAATTCCTTTTGTATCGTTTCTTTATGATACGTTTTAGAAATATAACTTTCTATGTCGGTTTTTGAAGCACTATGTCCGTGAGACTCCGTAAATGCTTGTGTTCCGATTTCTACAATGAGATCCGCATGAGTGGCGTTTGCTTTTATAATTTCAACCATTATCTTTTACTTCTCTGTGTTGACGTTTTTTAATAGTCAGTTTCAGGTATAAAGAAAGCTATTCTAACAGATACAAATGCCTTTTTTAACACATAATCGAGTAGGGGGTTAGTCTACTTTATATACCAATTTCATGGTTATTGAAGCTGTTTTTTCTCTGGAGCTGGTGTTGAATGTTCCTCCCCAAGAGTAATCTTCGCCAGAATTCTGACCAGTAATTTGAAAGATTCCCATTTTAGCAGATTCTAAATCACTTAAGTTTCCGCCAGAAAATTTAGCAATATTTTCTGCACGTAACCGTGCATCTTCGGTTGCTTTAGAAATCATTTCAATTTTAAGATCGGCAAGTTTAGTATAATAATATCTAGGCGCTTGCGAATAAAACTGAACCCCTTGATTTAATAATTCTGTGATTTCTCTAGATACTTTCTCAATTTTATCTACGTCTTTAGATTCTATTTCTAAAGATTGTATTAATTCGTAGCCTACAAATTCTTCGCCAGCATAATCGCCATTAACGGTATATATCTGTTTTGTTTTTTGGGATGTAGATACGGCACTGTAAATTAATTCTTCAGGTTTAATTCCTTTTTTAGTAAGGTAATCGTTTATGGTTGATTTTTTTTCTTCAAGACTGATATAAGCTTCTTTTAAATTGGTGTTTTCTGAACCAAAACTGCCTTCCCAAACAATAAGATCTGATGAGAAATCTGTTTTTCCTAGTCCAGTAACTTCAATTTTACCATCTACTTTATTTCTATCGGTATATGCTTTTCCTAAAAATATAGAAGCTGCCACGATTGCAATTCCAAAAATAATAGCACTGCTGTAATTTTTCATAATTTAGTATTTAAGTGTTTGTTTTTTATAAGGATTTAATTTTCATCTAGAATTAAAGTTTCTAGCATTATAGTTTTAGTATGTAAAATTTGAAAGCTTCCAGCTCCCGAAATTTGTTTTGTAAATAACTGATGATTGTCGCCATAAGAAACGCCAGTGTTAACATCGAACGTGAAGGTTACATTTTTAAATTTGAAGTTCTTTTTTGTGCTGTTTACTAAGATATTGTTAGAATTTAACTTCACATCCCAATAGCTAGATGCAGTGTTTCCTAATTCTAATTTGGCAAGTAAATTTCCCCACGTTTTATTAGAATTTGAAATTTGATTTGCCAATTGGTCTTGTATCATTTTGGTAGTCATTATTTTAAAGTTTACCAATAAGTGCCGACTAAAAATGTCATTCTGATAAAAGCAATAACACTTTCTGATGTTAATTCTAGTGGTGCTTTTAAATCTGTAATTTCATCATCGTCTACAAAAACCACGAATAAACCATCTTTAAAAGCAAGTAAAACATTCTCTATGGCTTTGTCTAAATTTGCTAAATCTGTGTTATTAATTTCTCCAAAGTCTACTTTACCGCTTTGGGCTTGTTCTTGTATTTCGGTTGGTGTTAAAAATCCAATCACATTAACTTCTAAACGTTTTTTATTAAAAGTTTCAACTTGGTTTTTTACACAACCAATTAATAAGTCTTCCAAGTTTTTTGGTGTTTTTTCTAATGTAAAAGGCACTTGTTTTACCTTTTTTTTACCTAATCTTTTAAGTTGTAACGTAAGTTCCATTGGTGTTCGTGTGTTTTGCGTTAGGGATTGCCGTGGAAAGCCCACAGTGCGACAGTACGAGGACTTGCAACAGAAAGCCCGCCCTCACCTAAGTGAGGGAACGCCCTAATGCTGTTAAAGTTAGCTATTTATTTGTGCTAAAATGGTTGGGTCTTGAATTTTATTATCTTCGGAAAGTAATTTCATTTTAGAAATAATTTCTGCCGATTTTGGGTCGTCGTCTACGAAAGGCAAGAACATACGTCCGCGATGCTGACTGTGCACCGGAATGATGGATAATGCTAATCCGTTTTTACTCACCATACCGCTCCCTAAATGAATGCTGTATTCGCCAAGTTTTCCTTTAATAAATACGTGACGCTCTTTAACCGTAATGTTAGCCAGCTTGAATAGTTTTGCAGATTCTTCGGCTAATGCTGCACGCATTTGCATTGTGCTATGACTAGCTTCTGGGTCTACACCACCCACGTGAGCCACGCTAACTACTAAGTCGATATCTCGCATAATTTCGCTAAACACAACTTCTGGAATTTCGGTTAACGGAATTCGCTGATAGGTGTCTATTGCGTGGAAACAGATATCTTCTAAGGTTGGTGCTTCTGCCTCAGACGGCGAATACCAATCTGCCATTGCATACATTGTGGCAATGAAACCACGTTTGTGATATACTTTTTGCAATCCATCTTCCATACTTACCGTCCAACCACGACCACGTAAAAGTGCTACAGTTTTTTTAGGTTGAATCTGGTAACCTTGGTAACGTTCTGAGCGGTTGCTGTGTTCGCGCTCATCGTCTGTAATTAGGTACAATTCTCTAAATACTTGTTTAAATGGTTGCACTAAACGTTCTGCAAATAGGTGTTTTTGATATATATCCCATTCTACAGTTTTGTATAAATGTGAAGCGTGAGCTATACGTAACACATCGGTTTCTGCCAATACGTGGGTTTTTCCTGTTGGATTGGTTAAGACACCTTCTTTGTAAAATCCTGTAATTTCTTTTTCTGAAACATACATTACCAACTTGCTAAGCATAGCTTTAACGATAGGATGCTGCATCATTTTTTGAATTTCTGATGCTGTAAATTCATCTTCGTTTACCATTGCATTTTCTAGAGATAAACGCGTTCTACTATATTGTCTTGACAGGTAGGTTTTATGGTCTTTTAAAGTAATAACTTGCTTGTCTTTGCGCAATTTAGCAGGAATATTTTTAAGAGATTTACCCGCTTTAGTCACTTTTATTTCTGCTTTACCAAGTTCGTTTATTATAAGTTCTATTTCTGTTTCTTCTATGGTGATTTTAGCATTCTGCATAATGGTTTGTGTGGCTTTAGCCTCCATAGCCCAACTAAAACGTACACGGTCTGTATAGCCTGCCGTACGCGATAAATTGTCTAGTGCAATTTCTACAGCAATAGCTTCACTTTCTTGACGTTGTGCCCCAAATTGTTTGCTTTCTTTTAAGAAATCTTGTAGTAAATTGTAACGCTTTAAAAGGTCTTTTTCTGGTACGGTTTTACTTAACGGAATTAAACCTAAAGCACGCACATAATCTTTATCGCGCTTGTCTTTAATTTTTTTAAGGGTTTCGGTAATTTTAACTTCACCAAGCATAACACTAGAGTATAGTTTTACTTGACGGTGTCCGTTACCATCAGAAATATATTTGGCCGCATCGTGAAGCAATTTCCAATTAGATTTACCAATGGCTGTATACACTTTGTTAAACCAATCTACATCTATTGCACCAAGAGCAAAATCACTTTTAGGGATGTTAGAATAGCGTGAAATAATGGTTTCTTTCTCCGAATTCATATAATCTGAAGCGTGAGCCTGGAACCACCAAACGGCACTTTCTAAATTTTCTAGACCTAGATATTCGCCAACAACACCTGTCCATTGTGTTGCATAACACGCCAACTCTACCAAGCGTTTTTTAGTGATTTTAGAGGTATCTGCAAGTTGAGCAAAATCGGCATAACTTTCGGTATCTTTAAAGGCTGTTTTCTTTAAAATGTTGCTAAAAATTGTTTTCCTGCTATCGCCATAATAACTGTAACCGCGTTCAAAATTATCTTTACCTAAACGTTCTAATATTCTAAATACATAATTTACACCTTCTACACGATGAATACCTGACATATATCCTGTAGCCGTAGTTGTTATATCGCCACGTTCTAATTCGGTCTCTAATAAATTAGCTTTTAATGGCTCAATGACGTGTTTAGGAATAGAGCCACGTTCTATTAATTTATAATTCATTCTATAATTAAACCCACCATCCATAATCACCATTAACTCGTGTGAGTTTAAAGCCTGAAAACGTAAATCGTCATCATTAATTAAACCTGCTTTATAAAGTTTTAAAGTGACTTCTAAGTTAGGAAAAGGCACAACACCAGGTCTTTTCTCCTGTTCTGTAATCACTTTAACGTCTGTAGTAGCTGTAGGATGATTAATATCTTGCGCCACTAAATACATATAAAGCCCCCAATACCTTTGTAATTGTTCTGAAGATAAATAGTCTAAATTTGTATTGCTTAATCCTGGTGCTAGTGGTAACACCACATTGGCCCAATTGTAAGTCTTGGTATTGTAACGATAATTAGAAGACTGAAACTGTACGAGTTTTAGATTATTAGGGAAATTGGCAATCATATCTTCCATCACATCTAATTTAAAAGAAATGATGGTTTTCATATCTGTATACACTTTAGCCAAACGTCTTAAAATGGTTTCGTACGAATCTGAAGTGGTATAATATTGCCTAGCATCACCTAAATTTAAACCGTTTAAATCTGGATAATATTGTCTTGCAAAAGGCTCTAAATCTTTATAGTCTCCAAACGGATTATTACGATTAGCGATATAGCGAATGGCAGCATACATTTCAAAATCGTTAAGTTTACTTTGCTCGTACCAAGCAATCCAAACCTCTGCCAATGGGATATTGTGTAAGCGTTCTTCTGCAGTTGCATTGTCCCCTAAATTTTTAATATCTCTAATCCCTTTTGCTATATAGGTAGTTGCTATTTCGCCTTGGTAAACTTCGGTTTGATATTCGTGATTTTTATTTTGGGTTACTAAATCTATAAGTCCATTTACTTCTTTTATAATTTTATTCGTATCTATAAATTCTTTGAACTTGAATTTAGAAGATTCAGATAGTGAAATGCCCAACTTATCAAAGAAACTCGTCTTCGTTTCAAAACGAGATACGGGCTGATATAGTGGCGTTAAATTATCGTAATCTATGGCGCCAAAACCATTACTATAGTTAAATTCTTCTGCATTTTCTGAAAATTTATCTAAGTAAACTTGTTCGTTTTTAGTAATTTTTGGACGCGCGTTATATGTTTTAATCTGCTCTTCAACAAAATTAGATTGCCTATTACTGTCGTGTAAAAGGGTTAACAATTCTAAGCCTGCTAAACGTTGGTCTATACTTTTTGAAGTTACTAGATTAATAGTAGTATTTCTTAAATCATCTACCGTAAACTTTAGTATTATTTGTAGTAATGTAGTACGTAAATTTTTATGTTTTCGTTTTAACAAATCTTCTACAATTTGTAAATCTTCATCATACAAATGCATTCTACTAAATAAATTGAGTCCGGTAGCCATTAATATTTCATTTCTATTACAAATGATAGTTCTGGCTAAAGCACGTTTCCAATTATATTTGTCTAAGTTTAAACGTTCTCTTTTTTCTGCATTTAGATTTAAATTATAAAACGAATAGCTATATTGTTTAGGGAACACTTTACGTATATATTCTTCTCTAAACTCTGTAGGGAAAACCTCTACATCTTTAGCCATTAACTCTAATTGTGCTTCTGTAGCGCTATAAATTAAAAAGCGAAAGAAGTAATAAGAAGAAGGTGTAAAACTCCACCACGAGAATATTTTACTCTCAAAGGTTTTACCTTTTTCTTCTGCTGTTTTGGCAACCTCCAGTAATTTTTGAAGGGTAGTATCATCTAATGGAGTTTCTGGTAAGTTTACCGCCAACCAATGGTCTACAGCGTAATCTTCGCCTAAGTGTTCTGTAAAATAAGGCACTAAAGCATCATTAGTTCTATCTGTTTTACTAATAAAGTATAAGGCTAGAATTTTTTTGTGACGGTCTTTAGACTCCAACACAATATCTATTGCTTTTCTATTAGCCGTGTCTACATCTAAAATTGCAATAGACCACAACCCAATCAAGACTTCTAAATTATCTTTGCTTTTTAAGTAAGTATCTACGTCTTTTACATTTAAAATTAACGTGTGTGCTAATTCTAACACACGATTAATCACCGATTTTTTAGGTGTATCCCAATTTAATCCAAACCACGCGCTTACTGCTTTGGTAACACTTGTAAAACGTGTAAGGTCGTTATCTAAAACGACCTTAATCATATATTTTAAAGCACCAAGTCCCGCTTCGTCTAAAGACTCTAAAATGGTTTGTCTTAAGCCTTCTTGGCGTTGTGCTGCCAATAATAACTTGGCTACCATTTCCCAGTGTTTTTCTTCTTCAGAAAACAACAAGGCTTTAATAATGTCTGAACTTATTCCTCCAACTTCATCTTCTCCCTGAATAATATCGTCTAACAGTTCATCAAACATTCCATTACCGTTATGGAGTAAAGTAGCTAGAAAATAACTATTTCCGTTAGGGAAATAGGTGCTGTATTGAAAATGTTCTTGTAAAGATAATCCGCCAAAACCTTTTCTACTTAAACTTAAGAAATGTGTAAAAACTTGAAGTTTATTACGCAATGTATCTTCCGTTTTTACAGACCTAAACGCTTTTCTATTATAACCTTTTTGGTAAGGTAAAGTATCTATAAAGTCCCACATATCTGCTAAGTATGGTGCTTGTATAATACCAAATAATTGCATCCCTAAACGCATTCCTTCTTCGTTACGCCAAGGGTTATTATTAATGGCATCTTCAGAAACCGCAATGTAATCTGTAGTGGTATAATAATCTCTTCTTTCGCCTTTATCAATGCGACCTAAAATTTTAGCTAGTACTCTATAAGGCTCAGAAAATGCACGAAATTCAAAACGGTCTACTTCTGGTTTTCTATGGATGTGAATATGCTTTTCAGCTTCTTCTATTGGAATCATATCTTATTATGCTTAATCTCTTATTTAAATGTAAAATATTAGCCTATATAAACAGGCAATAATGGTTTGCAAGATAAATGTAATCTTAAATTTTGAACTCACGGTATTTAGTGATTTTTTCTATTTAGTGATTTTTTCTGCTTGTAATATCACAGAATACAGTGACAAAATACAGCTGCTTTTAAAATAGATTTGTAAAACCAAAGAACATTACTATGCCAAAACCGACAGAAACTCCTGGTTTTAATTTTTTTGAAATTGAAACTTCTTTTGAAGCCATTAAAGCGAGTACAAACTATCCGGAAGCTTTTTATTATGAAATTTTTGTGATTGCAAAATCTACAGCAAACAAAGAAATTAGAACCGAGTGTACACAACTGATAAAAAAGCAAGCTCCAGAAGCTTTGCAGTTAGCCTTTAAAAGCCGAAAGAAATTAACCCAAAATGGAGGAACCAAATCTGTAAACGCCAGACTCATTTCTATTTTAGAATATGGTTTGCTATCGGAAGATTTAGACCTTTTTAAGCTCTACACACTGATTTATAAAAA is a window of Formosa sediminum DNA encoding:
- a CDS encoding DUF4132 domain-containing protein, which encodes MIPIEEAEKHIHIHRKPEVDRFEFRAFSEPYRVLAKILGRIDKGERRDYYTTTDYIAVSEDAINNNPWRNEEGMRLGMQLFGIIQAPYLADMWDFIDTLPYQKGYNRKAFRSVKTEDTLRNKLQVFTHFLSLSRKGFGGLSLQEHFQYSTYFPNGNSYFLATLLHNGNGMFDELLDDIIQGEDEVGGISSDIIKALLFSEEEKHWEMVAKLLLAAQRQEGLRQTILESLDEAGLGALKYMIKVVLDNDLTRFTSVTKAVSAWFGLNWDTPKKSVINRVLELAHTLILNVKDVDTYLKSKDNLEVLIGLWSIAILDVDTANRKAIDIVLESKDRHKKILALYFISKTDRTNDALVPYFTEHLGEDYAVDHWLAVNLPETPLDDTTLQKLLEVAKTAEEKGKTFESKIFSWWSFTPSSYYFFRFLIYSATEAQLELMAKDVEVFPTEFREEYIRKVFPKQYSYSFYNLNLNAEKRERLNLDKYNWKRALARTIICNRNEILMATGLNLFSRMHLYDEDLQIVEDLLKRKHKNLRTTLLQIILKFTVDDLRNTTINLVTSKSIDQRLAGLELLTLLHDSNRQSNFVEEQIKTYNARPKITKNEQVYLDKFSENAEEFNYSNGFGAIDYDNLTPLYQPVSRFETKTSFFDKLGISLSESSKFKFKEFIDTNKIIKEVNGLIDLVTQNKNHEYQTEVYQGEIATTYIAKGIRDIKNLGDNATAEERLHNIPLAEVWIAWYEQSKLNDFEMYAAIRYIANRNNPFGDYKDLEPFARQYYPDLNGLNLGDARQYYTTSDSYETILRRLAKVYTDMKTIISFKLDVMEDMIANFPNNLKLVQFQSSNYRYNTKTYNWANVVLPLAPGLSNTNLDYLSSEQLQRYWGLYMYLVAQDINHPTATTDVKVITEQEKRPGVVPFPNLEVTLKLYKAGLINDDDLRFQALNSHELMVIMDGGFNYRMNYKLIERGSIPKHVIEPLKANLLETELERGDITTTATGYMSGIHRVEGVNYVFRILERLGKDNFERGYSYYGDSRKTIFSNILKKTAFKDTESYADFAQLADTSKITKKRLVELACYATQWTGVVGEYLGLENLESAVWWFQAHASDYMNSEKETIISRYSNIPKSDFALGAIDVDWFNKVYTAIGKSNWKLLHDAAKYISDGNGHRQVKLYSSVMLGEVKITETLKKIKDKRDKDYVRALGLIPLSKTVPEKDLLKRYNLLQDFLKESKQFGAQRQESEAIAVEIALDNLSRTAGYTDRVRFSWAMEAKATQTIMQNAKITIEETEIELIINELGKAEIKVTKAGKSLKNIPAKLRKDKQVITLKDHKTYLSRQYSRTRLSLENAMVNEDEFTASEIQKMMQHPIVKAMLSKLVMYVSEKEITGFYKEGVLTNPTGKTHVLAETDVLRIAHASHLYKTVEWDIYQKHLFAERLVQPFKQVFRELYLITDDEREHSNRSERYQGYQIQPKKTVALLRGRGWTVSMEDGLQKVYHKRGFIATMYAMADWYSPSEAEAPTLEDICFHAIDTYQRIPLTEIPEVVFSEIMRDIDLVVSVAHVGGVDPEASHSTMQMRAALAEESAKLFKLANITVKERHVFIKGKLGEYSIHLGSGMVSKNGLALSIIPVHSQHRGRMFLPFVDDDPKSAEIISKMKLLSEDNKIQDPTILAQINS
- a CDS encoding GNAT family N-acetyltransferase, producing the protein MVEIIKANATHADLIVEIGTQAFTESHGHSASKTDIESYISKTYHKETIQKEFNNTDVYYHLVYCDGVIAGFSKIVLNTTNKNIEDSVITKLDRIYLLEAFHGKQLGSKLFHFNIELSKKNNQNGIWLAVWTENKKALHFYKKMKFEIAGAFDFKISETHSNPNHIMYLKY
- a CDS encoding SIMPL domain-containing protein, with product MKNYSSAIIFGIAIVAASIFLGKAYTDRNKVDGKIEVTGLGKTDFSSDLIVWEGSFGSENTNLKEAYISLEEKKSTINDYLTKKGIKPEELIYSAVSTSQKTKQIYTVNGDYAGEEFVGYELIQSLEIESKDVDKIEKVSREITELLNQGVQFYSQAPRYYYTKLADLKIEMISKATEDARLRAENIAKFSGGNLSDLESAKMGIFQITGQNSGEDYSWGGTFNTSSREKTASITMKLVYKVD
- a CDS encoding DUF1444 family protein, giving the protein MSSTIYGPEKTPEEIAKIVEQTENSDKKIYPILKPGNWVGLRAGAISSNLIGTEEDGDLEVVIAYGMDTPDNFVFLTHDHLKTMDGQFIMNEAFENIDNYNTEFEYSKALQNKVLTASGHDFSSERILSKSHMLKAHKMLEADELLVSIPRRSCMMVISKDADNELLNTFLYLHKNAWEDDSYGNAPIANIFFVVKDGEITGHAALS